One window of the Salvia miltiorrhiza cultivar Shanhuang (shh) chromosome 6, IMPLAD_Smil_shh, whole genome shotgun sequence genome contains the following:
- the LOC130990725 gene encoding uncharacterized protein LOC130990725, with amino-acid sequence MDSISMPSMDPAATPWAGPFVALIAPIYTRRAFEAKGAEKPTVVHFIFIVEFKFAQAAHVIHFYEDLFSEPIFEPVDRSWISGYIPASVTSAQAAMLTTPPSAEDIRLSVFSMDRNSAPGPDGFNGAFFQHSYLPHGLNSNLLCLLPKKTDAVLVSDFRPIVLGNFFFKVITKILASRLNEVAAAIVSANQFGLISGRSIQECIMLASEGVNCTERSVQGRNMALKVDIKKAFDTLNWDFVEVVLDCFGFPQTFRHWIRGDPLSPVLFGLAEEVLSRMLSDAADRGFIAPTWRSCRMIESILNIYASVSSQFYNKAKSKVFFGKDVSVQMRRRLQRDLGFSTGSLPFIYLGVPIFVGRATAARLISIRDRIIAHFPRWQGMQLSMAGRLCLVTSVIQSVAVHSMLIYRWPAKLLHDLDRACWSFIWTGCTTSRPQSSVAWNRVCAPKAQGGLNVKSFTHISQSFLLRLGWLLITTDSMGFRLFRQRYLDACLRPRSPWFSSTIWLGTRAAIQTLVSDTHCSIGSGSTILFLTDNWSFRTLLLILSRFLLAGERTEELGSILTLVKSPRRLLWITFAPVFRSLIGVSGFGLRLSQCAVPLSLGGWFRVDGPLIYDIGSLLLWAMKVQTSKQVDNLWRIGVMSTVWSIWNIRNRVVFDEAPVSARALSIQIKAFILETSYLCSGEMANSVEDLLILHGLGVPGRPRRPLSYVYVYWIPPPAPWCKINIDGSVHGSPLHIHAGGVIRDSSHVLGCFHFSAGRGWAFEAELLALVIALEQTVFHGWSHVWIETDCTYLVDLFRSHSDTVPWRFLSRWRKVLASIVNFHIIITHIYRKGNRVADCLASSVVDEGYWNFAIPEILHLVRDDIRQISASNFQTFCLSCAFGSVWIIEDLVRVVRSVKSSKGGVELGSGA; translated from the exons ATGGATAGCATCTCCATGCCtagcatggatccggccgcaacacCATGGGCTGGGCCTTTTGTTGCCCTAATCGCACCTATATATACCCGAAGAGCTTTcgaagccaagggtgctgaaaaaCCGACTGTTGTGCATTTTATTTTCATCGTGGAGTTCAAGTTTGCCCAGGCGGCCCATGTGATACATTTTTATGAGGATCTCTTTTCTGAGCCGATTTTTGAACCGGTGGATAGATCTTGGATTTCTGGTTACATTCCGGCTTCAGTCACCTCAGCCCAGGCTGCTATGCTCACAACTCCTCCTTCTGCTGAGGATATTCGTCTGTCTGTTTTCTCCATGGATAGGAATAGTGCCCCTGGTCCTGACGGGTTTAATGGCGCTTTCTTTCAGCATTC CTATCTCCCCCATGGTCTCAACTCCAACTTACTTTGTCTTCTCCCCAAGAAGACTGATGCGGTTCTTGTTTCTGACTTCCGGCCTATTGTGTTGGgaaatttctttttcaaagtcATCACCAAGATTCTTGCCTCTAGGTTGAATGAAGTAGCTGCTGCTATTGTCTCGGCCAATCAGTTTGGGTTAATCTCTGGGCGTTCTATACAGGAATGTATTATGCTGGCCTCTGAAGGAGTGAATTGCACGGAGCGCTCGGTTCAAGGGAGGAACATGGCTCTTAAGGTTGATATTAAGAAAGCTTTCGATACTCTGAATTGGGACTTTGTGGAGGTTGTGCTGGATTGCTTTGGTTTCCCTCAGACTTTCAGACACTGGATTAGA GGAGATCCTTTGTCACCGGTTCTGTTTGGACTGGCGGAGGAGGTTTTGAGTCGTATGCTTTCGGATGCTGCTGATAGGGGCTTCATCGCTC CTACGTGGCGCAGCTGCAGGATGATTGAATCGATTCTTAACATCTATGCTTCGGTTTCTAGTCAGTTCTACAATAAGGCCAAATCCAAGGTTTTCTTTGGCAAAGATGTTTCTGTTCAGATGAGACGTCGGCTGCAGCGGGATCTGGGTTTTTCCACTGGCTCCCTTCCTTTTATCTATTTGGGAGTCCCCATTTTTGTCGGTCGAGCTACTGCTGCCCGTCTTATCAGCATTCGTGATCGCATCATCGCTCATTTTCCTAGATGGCAGGGCATGCAGTTGTCTATGGCAGGTCGCCTTTGCCTCGTCACTTCTGTCATTCAGAGCGTGGCAGTTCACAGTATGCTGATTTATCGTTGGCCGGCTAAGTTACTTCATGATTTGGATAGGGCTTGTTGGTCGTTTATCTGGACTGGCTGCACTACTTCTAGGCCTCAGTCTTCTGTGGCTTGGAATCGGGTTTGCGCCCCCAAGGCTCAGGGGGGGCTTAATGTGAAGTCCTTTACGCACATCAGTCAGAGTTTCTTGCTGAGATTAGGCTGGTTGCTGATTACTACGGACTCGATGGGTTTCCGGTTATTTCGCCAGCGTTATCTGGATGCATGCCTGAGACCTCGCTCTCCTTGGTTCTCTTCTACGATTTGGTTGGGCACTCGGGCTGCTATACAGACTCTTGTCAGTGACACCCATTGTTCTATCGGATCTGGCTCTACAATTTTGTTTTTGACTGATAACTG GTCTTTCCGGACATTGCTTTTGATATTATCTCGGTTCCTATTAGCGGGGGAGAGGACTGAAGAGCTTGGATCCATTCTCACTTTGGTGAAGTCTCCGCGTCGCTTGCTATGGATCACATTCGCCCCAGTTTTCCGATCGTTGATTGGGGTAAGTGGATTTGGGCTCCGTTTATCCCAATGCGCCGTTCCATTGTCACTTGGCGG CTGGTTCAGGGTGGATGGTCCGCTGATTTACGACATTGGGAGTCTGCTTCTCTGGGCTATGAAGGTGCAAACTAGCAAGCAGGTTGATAACCTTTGGCGGATTGGTGTTATGTCCACTGTTTGGAGCATCTGGAATATTCGTAATAGAGTTGTGTTTGATGAGGCTCCTGTCTCTGCGAGGGCGCTTTCAATCCAGATCAAAGCTTTTATCTTGGAAACTTCCTACTTATGTTCTGGTGAGATGGCCAACTCTGTCGAGGACTTACTGATCCTTCATGGTCTTGGGGTGCCGGGCAGACCTCGTCGTCCGCTCTCTTATGTCTATGTTTACTGGATCCCTCCCCCGGCCCCGTGGTGCAAAATTAATATTGATGGTTCTGTTCACGGCTCCCCTCTTCACATTCATGCTGGAGGCGTTATTAGAGACTCCTCTCATGTTCTGGGCTgttttcatttctctgctggGCGTGGTTGGGCGTTCGAGGCGGAGCTGCTTGCTCTCGTCATTGCTTTGGAGCAGACGGTCTTTCATGGTTGGAGTCATGTTTGGATTGAGACTGATTGCACCTATCTGGTGGACCTTTTTCGGTCCCACTCTGACACTGTTCCTTGGAGATTCCTTAGTCGTTGGCGTAAGGTTCTTGCTTCTATCGTGAATTTCCATATTATTATTACTCACATCTACAGGAAAGGGAACCGGGTTGCGGATTGCTTGGCTTCTTCGGTGGTGGACGAAGGTTACTGGAATTTTGCGATCCCGGAGATTCTCCATCTGGTTCGCGATGACATAAGACA GATATCAGCTTCTAATTTTCAGACTTTTTGCCTCTCTTGCGCCTTTGGTTCTGTTTGGATCATCGAGGACCTG GTTCGTGTGGTGAGATCAGTGAAGAGCTCGAAGGGCGGCGTTGAGCTTGGCTCTGGGGCTTGA